In Osmia lignaria lignaria isolate PbOS001 chromosome 5, iyOsmLign1, whole genome shotgun sequence, a single genomic region encodes these proteins:
- the LOC117607895 gene encoding UPF0488 protein CG14286, producing MPPKPKTSAKKPAINKRKPELARTSNSANVGSETTSGLSQEAEDQFELELCWCIQQLEMCLATGKLAEKQALDLNKNISILKSNNAPLIKKRQIMRNTLGNYREKMALDEQKLGKTTSSIKFLPAPMQNKKCIFLKKASFSSVKKKQYSDNDTTCLSADEPSIDIDDLQTVFKFNFQIKE from the exons ATGCCTCCAAAACCCAAAACG AGTGCTAAAAAACCAGCGATAAACAAAAGAAAACCAGAACTAGCAAGAACATCAAATTCTGCAAATGTTGGTTCAGAAACTACTAGTGGTTTAAGTCAAGAAGCTGAAGATCAATTTGAGTTAGAGTTATGCTGGTGTATCCAGCAATTAGAAATGTGTCTAGCTACTGGAAAACTTGCTGAAAAACAGGCacttgatttaaataaaaacataaGTATCCTAAAGAGCAACAATGCACCTTTGATTAAGAAAAGACAAATAATGCGTAACACTTTGGGGAACTACAGAGAGAAAATGGCTTTGGATGAACAGAAACTTGGCAAAACCACATCCTCTATTAAATTTTTGCCTGCAcctatgcaaaataaaaaatgtatattccTTAAGAAGGCTAGTTTTAGTTCTGTAAAAAAGAAACAGTATTCAGATAATGATACAACTTGCTTAAGTGCAGATGAACCTTCCATTGATATTGACGATTTACAGActgtatttaaatttaattttcaaattaaagaataa
- the LOC117607891 gene encoding ADP-ribosylhydrolase ARH3 isoform X1 yields the protein MAKMDLSLLRSKFRGSILGGLIGDCLGSPYENEELSNGMKIVLQQSFDKLEGPMFKAPVMQFTDDSAMTHSLAKSFVELKELNIVDVAKRFVKSYYQEPKRGYGPAVVTVFQKLRVNKFADIVSPAKEQFNGQGSWGNGGAMRVTPIALFCYKDYDKLLDTVRQATQLTHTNKVGIDGAILQAVAIHQSLLLNPSEELNITNFIDDLINKMDQIETDEEGLGLSEPQPYKVQLGILKSLISENDDGQHTEKVVEKLGNSVTALYSVPTAIFCFLRAQKPITGIQTENPFRRAIQYAISLGGDTDTIGSMTGAIAGAFYGEEKISSNLLQHCEASKEFRILADQLFDIAVQQ from the exons ATGGCAAAGATGGATTTATCCCTATTAAGAAGTAAATTTCGGGGTTCTATTCTTGGTGGATTAATCGGTGATTGCCTTGGAAGCCCTTATGAAAACGAAGAATTGTCAAATGGTATGAAAATAGTTTTACAACAATCATTCGATAAATTGGAGGGACCGATGTTTAAAG CACCTGTCATGCAGTTTACAGATGATTCTGCTATGACTCATTCTTTGGCCAAATCTTTTGTCGAGTTAAAGGAATTGAACATTGTTGATGTTGCCAAGAGATTTGTTAAGAGTTATTACCAAGAACCTAAACGAGGCTATGGCCCTGCAGTTGTAACA GTGTTCCAGAAGTTAAGGGTTAACAAATTTGCAGACATTGTAAGTCCAGCAAAAGAGCAGTTTAATGGCCAAGGTTCATGGGGGAATGGTGGAGCAATGAGAGTCACGCCTATAGCATTGTTTTGTTATAAAGACTATGATAAACTTTTAGATACCGTGAGGCAAGCGACTCAACTCACCCATACAAATAAAGTTGGAATAGATGGTGCTATTCTCCAA GCAGTAGCTATTCATCAAAGTCTTCTCTTAAACCCTAGCGAAGAACTgaatataacaaattttattgatgacttaattaataaaatggaCCAAATAGAAACAGACGAAGAGGG CTTAGGTTTGTCAGAACCACAACCATATAAAGTACAATTAGGCATATTAAAATCGTTAATATCTGAAAATGATGATGGACAGCACACTGAAAAAGTAGTAGAAAAGCTTGGAAACAGTGTTACAGCTTTGTATTCTGTACCTACAgcaatattttgttttttaagagCACAGAAACCAATTACAGGTATACAAACTGAAAATCCATTTAGAAGAGCAATTCAGTATGCT ATTAGTTTAGGCGGGGACACTGATACTATTGGTAGTATGACTGGTGCAATTGCTGGTGCATTTTATGGCGAAGAAAAAATTAGTTCTAATCTTTTACAACATTGTGAAGCTTCGaaagaatttagaattttagCTGATCAGTTATTTGATATAGCAGTACAACAATAA
- the LOC117607891 gene encoding ADP-ribosylhydrolase ARH3 isoform X2 — protein sequence MTHSLAKSFVELKELNIVDVAKRFVKSYYQEPKRGYGPAVVTVFQKLRVNKFADIVSPAKEQFNGQGSWGNGGAMRVTPIALFCYKDYDKLLDTVRQATQLTHTNKVGIDGAILQAVAIHQSLLLNPSEELNITNFIDDLINKMDQIETDEEGLGLSEPQPYKVQLGILKSLISENDDGQHTEKVVEKLGNSVTALYSVPTAIFCFLRAQKPITGIQTENPFRRAIQYAISLGGDTDTIGSMTGAIAGAFYGEEKISSNLLQHCEASKEFRILADQLFDIAVQQ from the exons ATGACTCATTCTTTGGCCAAATCTTTTGTCGAGTTAAAGGAATTGAACATTGTTGATGTTGCCAAGAGATTTGTTAAGAGTTATTACCAAGAACCTAAACGAGGCTATGGCCCTGCAGTTGTAACA GTGTTCCAGAAGTTAAGGGTTAACAAATTTGCAGACATTGTAAGTCCAGCAAAAGAGCAGTTTAATGGCCAAGGTTCATGGGGGAATGGTGGAGCAATGAGAGTCACGCCTATAGCATTGTTTTGTTATAAAGACTATGATAAACTTTTAGATACCGTGAGGCAAGCGACTCAACTCACCCATACAAATAAAGTTGGAATAGATGGTGCTATTCTCCAA GCAGTAGCTATTCATCAAAGTCTTCTCTTAAACCCTAGCGAAGAACTgaatataacaaattttattgatgacttaattaataaaatggaCCAAATAGAAACAGACGAAGAGGG CTTAGGTTTGTCAGAACCACAACCATATAAAGTACAATTAGGCATATTAAAATCGTTAATATCTGAAAATGATGATGGACAGCACACTGAAAAAGTAGTAGAAAAGCTTGGAAACAGTGTTACAGCTTTGTATTCTGTACCTACAgcaatattttgttttttaagagCACAGAAACCAATTACAGGTATACAAACTGAAAATCCATTTAGAAGAGCAATTCAGTATGCT ATTAGTTTAGGCGGGGACACTGATACTATTGGTAGTATGACTGGTGCAATTGCTGGTGCATTTTATGGCGAAGAAAAAATTAGTTCTAATCTTTTACAACATTGTGAAGCTTCGaaagaatttagaattttagCTGATCAGTTATTTGATATAGCAGTACAACAATAA